A genomic stretch from Drosophila gunungcola strain Sukarami unplaced genomic scaffold, Dgunungcola_SK_2 000148F, whole genome shotgun sequence includes:
- the LOC128265730 gene encoding uncharacterized protein LOC128265730 translates to MSTERNSSPLIPLAIAGTLLSILFAQVSGYSGLIPPDAANPGKCIYRGDILELGVNNNNGISPCQRLTCHKDGSILIEGCGKLRIENCNRGERISPGEPFPECCKLRYKCKEIGAAPYYIERNAAEKV, encoded by the exons ATGTCCACGGAGCGAAACTCAAGTCCGCTGATCCCATTGGCAATCGCAGGCACCCTGCTTTCGATTTTGTTCGCTCAGGTGAGCGGATATTCGGGCCTGATACCGCCGGATGCAG CTAATCCGGGCAAATGTATCTACCGCGGAGACATCCTCGAGCTGGGCGTCAACAATAACAATGGCATTTCTCCCTGCCAGCGGCTGACCTGCCACAAGGATGGCTCAATACTTATCGAGGG ATGTGGTAAGCTGCGGATCGAGAACTGCAATCGCGGAGAGCGCATATCCCCGGGCGAACCCTTTCCGGAGTGCTGCAAATTGAGATACAAGTGCAAGGAGATCGGGGCGGCGCCCTACTACATCGAGCGGAATGCGGCGGAGAAGGTCTAG